A region of Mesorhizobium sp. AR02 DNA encodes the following proteins:
- a CDS encoding DUF4126 domain-containing protein, giving the protein MLYLLALLIGVIAGLRAMTAPAAVAWGAWLGWLPVAGTWASFMSHWAAVGIFTILAIVELVTDQLPSTPSRKVPQQFGARIIMGAFTGAVIGATGGSTIGGLIAGAIGAVIGTLGGAEARGRLAAAFGKDPPAAFIEDAVAIIGGLLIVAAVA; this is encoded by the coding sequence ATGCTCTATCTTCTTGCACTTCTGATCGGCGTCATTGCCGGTCTGCGCGCCATGACCGCGCCGGCCGCGGTCGCCTGGGGCGCCTGGCTCGGCTGGCTGCCGGTTGCCGGCACCTGGGCCAGCTTCATGAGCCATTGGGCTGCTGTCGGCATCTTCACCATCCTGGCCATCGTCGAGCTCGTCACCGACCAGCTGCCGTCGACGCCAAGCCGTAAAGTGCCACAGCAATTCGGCGCCCGCATCATCATGGGCGCTTTCACCGGCGCGGTGATCGGCGCAACGGGTGGTTCCACCATCGGCGGCCTGATTGCCGGCGCCATCGGCGCGGTCATCGGCACGCTGGGTGGGGCCGAAGCGCGCGGCCGGCTGGCGGCCGCTTTCGGCAAGGACCCGCCCGCCGCCTTCATCGAGGACGCGGTGGCGATCATCGGCGGCCTGCTGATCGTGGCGGCGGTGGCATGA
- a CDS encoding sugar O-acetyltransferase has product MAASERAKMAAGEWYSCLDDELEALRVTARDAVFAHNCLPPRQRGNLGPGLKALLGKVGEGARVEAPFHCAYGFNIFLGDGVFLNAGCTILDTASVRIGKGTLLGPNVQIYCAEHHRQAAGRQAGLEIARPVEIGANAWIGGSTIILGGVSIGEGAIVGAGAVVTRDVAANTTVVGNPARAVKRD; this is encoded by the coding sequence ATGGCTGCAAGCGAGCGCGCGAAGATGGCGGCCGGCGAATGGTACTCTTGCCTCGATGACGAGTTGGAGGCGCTGCGCGTCACGGCGCGCGACGCGGTGTTCGCGCACAATTGCCTGCCGCCGCGGCAGCGCGGCAATCTCGGGCCAGGCCTCAAGGCATTGCTCGGGAAGGTGGGCGAGGGCGCCCGTGTCGAGGCGCCGTTCCACTGCGCTTATGGCTTCAACATCTTTCTCGGCGACGGCGTCTTCCTCAATGCCGGCTGCACCATTCTCGACACGGCAAGCGTGCGCATCGGCAAGGGGACGCTGCTTGGTCCCAATGTGCAGATCTACTGCGCCGAGCACCACAGGCAAGCGGCAGGGCGGCAAGCGGGACTGGAGATCGCCAGGCCGGTCGAGATCGGCGCCAATGCCTGGATCGGCGGCAGCACCATCATCCTTGGCGGCGTCAGCATCGGCGAGGGCGCCATCGTCGGTGCTGGCGCGGTGGTGACGCGTGACGTAGCTGCGAACACGACGGTGGTTGGTAATCCAGCGCGGGCCGTCAAGCGCGACTGA